The Vigna angularis cultivar LongXiaoDou No.4 chromosome 6, ASM1680809v1, whole genome shotgun sequence genome contains the following window.
GTCCAAACACAAAAGTAGGGTGCAGATATTAAGTAAATATGTTTCGTTTTATTCACTCATGTTCGATTATTCTTTTTTAACGGAAACATAACCAAAGATTGatcctttctttttcataaatcaAGCAATTACTTTCTTGTAAATCGGGCATAAGTAATAGTCGTAGCATCTAAAATGTTGGAAACGTgataaagagagaagaaaatgaaaatggaggagaaagaaaagggtGAAAGAGAAGAGAGGAAGCATCCTATTCCCATAATGGAGCAGAGGAGTGGTAGAAGAAACAATGATGTCGAATTGACATGACAAAACTTTATCCTTTGCCCATACCATAatgcttttctttctctctcttttcatgAGGATTTTAGGTCTGTCTCAACTTTTAAGACTTTTGCTGCCTCTTGAAGCCAAAATAATGAAACCAAACAAAATCAAACCACTCCTCTTTGGCCCTTTCCTCATTTCATGCCCACCCCCTTTTCCATTCACACCCATCACTACTTTTACCACACACTCaagttttcccttttctttttccaactaCATTTCACATTAATCAAATCTTTATATGTTaaccaaaaaattatatataaataaaaaataagacaagtatatgaacaaaagaattctacattctatttttttttgtcttttttacaagataaaactatttttttttctagtttgtGTTTAACTctacaagaaaagaaaacctaTGTAATGAATTTTAGTACTAAGAGAGATTGACATGCACGCTGGCATCCATGCCTGAGTCACATATTGGACAATTCCGTACTGTGGACCCACACATCCTGCAGAGGCAAAGATGCCTGCATGGTAACAACAGCACCACCGACTCCCTCACCCCGCAGCTCCGACACAACCTCGCGCCACCACCTGACGCCGCCGTGTCCTCGCAGCCCTCCGCCGCATCGTTGCTTCCGCAGCTCGACTGTGCGTCGTCGGCCACGGCGGCGCGTTCTTCTCCAGCGTGTGCCAAAACCTGCTCCAAATTTGTTCGTAGGTAGTTGGCAGTGGTTTCGTTGGTTTGTGCGAGGTCCCTCCAAATTTGATTCTCCACGCACAGATTTTTCACTCTCTCTTGAAGGGCCCAATTCAACTTTCCCATTCTCTGAATCTCTTCGTCTTTTTCCTTCAGCTTCTTCGCCATTGCTTCTTGAATTGCGCTCGCTAGAATCCTCGATTGCCTCGCTTTTTGTTCCTCCAATTCCATCCTCACCTTTTCGGTCTGCTCAATTCCACACCACACGTTAATAATCATAGTAACAAAATTCAAtcgaatttaagttttttttaatgaaaaatgcTCTTCAAAATCAAACTTTATAATTACTGATTTCTAAACCGTTTTCAAAGATAGAAGTGAGTGAGACTGTTATTTATGaacaaagtttgaaattttgaaaatggtTCAGTTACTGGCTTTTATGAATGGAGCGGGATT
Protein-coding sequences here:
- the LOC108341801 gene encoding BOI-related E3 ubiquitin-protein ligase 1, with the protein product MAVDASYMNLLPSQLLTNREMIKSNQQQQYHHHQLNSDYICSTQMDSALPLPPAAMPESLLSLYQSSFCDPNKADSGLTYNLPLQRKRSRDFTTELTSLPPRHKNKISPQPSFLTQEILYQFQHQQSEIDRVLAHHTEKVRMELEEQKARQSRILASAIQEAMAKKLKEKDEEIQRMGKLNWALQERVKNLCVENQIWRDLAQTNETTANYLRTNLEQVLAHAGEERAAVADDAQSSCGSNDAAEGCEDTAASGGGARLCRSCGVRESVVLLLPCRHLCLCRMCGSTVRNCPICDSGMDASVHVNLS